The Aphis gossypii isolate Hap1 chromosome 3, ASM2018417v2, whole genome shotgun sequence genome includes a region encoding these proteins:
- the LOC114124161 gene encoding FUN14 domain-containing protein 1-like isoform X1, with the protein MAPSAAVNKRDDDIPSTSENFDLEKTAEEAKSLIEKVIKDVGKKSATRQLLFGSASGWATGFIMMKLGKAAAFTVGSGILALQLANSSGYININWDKLTRGVERVAERVEDSTSDKKQGLLKKVGRYVDKKLDKAEDLLRKKERKAKRWFNRISGDEDEFVFEEIHVFLASYLVGLVLGISCGIVTR; encoded by the exons ATGGCACCATCAGCTGCGGTGAACAAAAGAGATGATGACATTCCGTCGACGTctgaaaattttgatttagagAAGACGGCCGAAGAAGCAAAATCTTTAATTGAGAAAGTCATCAAAGATGTTGGCAAAAAATCCGCAACTAGACAGTTGCTATTTGGTTCGGCGTCTGGAtg GGCAACTGGTTTTATCATGATGAAATTGGGAAAAGCCGCTGCATTCACTGTCGGAAGCGGTATATTAGCACTACAACTGGCCAATTCAAGcggttatattaatattaattgggaTAAATTGACCAGAGGTGTAGAAAGAGTGGCAGAACGAGTCGAAGACAGTACAAGTGACAAAAAGCAAGGATTATTGAAGAAG GTGGGGCGCTATGTCGACAAGAAACTAGACAAGGCTGAGGATTTATTAAGGAAGAAAGAACGCAAAGCTAAACGTTGGTTTAATCGTATATCTGGTGACGAGGATGAGTTTGTTTTTGAAGAGATTCATGTATTCTTAGCTTCTTACTTAGTTGGCCTTGTTCTTGGAATTTCTTGTGGAATAGTTACTCGCTGA
- the LOC114124161 gene encoding FUN14 domain-containing protein 1-like isoform X2 translates to MAPSAAVNKRDDDIPSTSENFDLEKTAEEAKSLIEKVIKDVGKKSATRQLLFGSASGWATGFIMMKLGKAAAFTVGSGILALQLANSSGYININWDKLTRGVERVAERVEDSTSDKKQGLLKKVRNIVETNSIMAAGFTGGFFLGVAYS, encoded by the exons ATGGCACCATCAGCTGCGGTGAACAAAAGAGATGATGACATTCCGTCGACGTctgaaaattttgatttagagAAGACGGCCGAAGAAGCAAAATCTTTAATTGAGAAAGTCATCAAAGATGTTGGCAAAAAATCCGCAACTAGACAGTTGCTATTTGGTTCGGCGTCTGGAtg GGCAACTGGTTTTATCATGATGAAATTGGGAAAAGCCGCTGCATTCACTGTCGGAAGCGGTATATTAGCACTACAACTGGCCAATTCAAGcggttatattaatattaattgggaTAAATTGACCAGAGGTGTAGAAAGAGTGGCAGAACGAGTCGAAGACAGTACAAGTGACAAAAAGCAAGGATTATTGAAGAAG GTCAGAAACATTGTAGAGACCAACTCCATTATGGCTGCTGGATTTACGGGTGGTTTCTTCCTTGGTGTCGCCTACTCATAA
- the LOC114124160 gene encoding uncharacterized protein C1orf198 homolog, with protein sequence MDLNQSQNVYYDYLYTINPIAERIRKDVDATKDAYQSLWLELTVDEQNKILEESIISPETVLKYSKYKTSDKKISEGGFSWFTRSQLDLCKHIDSVRENFSANECKTTVVKRIASKEPQDNKLISKIKSNALFKSLMPTEDKNKAVKNDRTKPKGPPPPPPPPPPQVLSPKQTIQDSTYNILNNDDDDDDDDTIPKTGYDFLDNW encoded by the exons ATGGATCTAAATCAGTCACAAAACgtctattatgattatttatacacgATAAATCCGATCGCAGAACGCATACGCAAGGACGTTGATGCTACCAAGGACGCATATCAATCTTTATGGCTTGAGCTAACTGTTGacgaacaaaacaaaatactggAGGAATCAATTATTAGCCCAGAAACtgtattgaaatattcaaagtataaaacatCCGAC aaaaaaatttccgAAGGTGGATTTTCTTGGTTTACACGCAGTCAGTTGGACCTGTGCAAACATATTGATAGTGTCCGAGAGAATTTCTCAGCAAATGAATGTAAAACTACGGTCGTGAAACGAATAGCTTCCAAAGAACCGCAAGACAACAAActcattagtaaaattaaatctaatgcTCTGTTCAAATCGCTAATGCCAACTGAAGATAAAAACAAAGCAGTAAAAAATGATAGGACAAAGCCTAAAGGCCCTCCTCCTCCGCCACCACCTCCACCACCACAAGTCTTAAGTCCTAAGCAAACAATTCAAGATTCtacgtataatattcttaataatgatgatgatgatgatgatgatgatactATTCCAAAGACAGGATATGACTTTTTAGATAAttggtaa
- the LOC114124159 gene encoding protein dpy-30 homolog encodes MSASETTNGQVATTPVAPAVDAPPESSVSESQKVASSESNAKRLKNPKHNAPMRQYLDQTVVPALLVGMKELVKERPPDPLGFLAAFLLKYKKEHVDKDSISET; translated from the exons ATGTCAGCGTCTG AAACCACCAACGGACAAGTGGCTACTACTCCAGTGGCACCGGCTGTTGATGCTCCACCAGAGTCGAGTGTTTCAGAATCTCAG aaggTAGCTTCCTCCGAGAGTAATGCTAAAAGGCTGAAAAATCCCAAACACAATGCACCCATGCGCCAATATTTAGACCAAACTGTAGTTCCAGCATTGTTAGTAGGCATGAAGGAGTTAGTGAAGGAGag ACCTCCTGATCCATTGGGGTTTCTAGCTGcatttttattgaagtataaaaaagaACATGTGGACAAAGACTCAATTTCAGAAACATAA